One genomic window of Glycine soja cultivar W05 chromosome 9, ASM419377v2, whole genome shotgun sequence includes the following:
- the LOC114367233 gene encoding protein REVEILLE 5-like isoform X1, translated as MAQVNMYLPLVQREKLLIHTHKRLLKILLLYPKLHGHSNLHLLYLNHQTFIGQIHHLCLELQLAVYHYHLGVIMLHHRSVFLDDMVVVIQQANPFSYCYSSSNESTPRGWPSSKESDQGKSIIVMPDFAQVYRFIGSVFDPNATNHLQTLKQMNPINVKTVLLSMRNLSTNLRSPEFENERRLLSLYNANLEKGKSGSHHRNQPLSDRSESAVLYA; from the exons ATGGCACAAGTGAACATGTACCTCCCCCTCGTCCAAAGAGAAAAGCTGCTCATCCATACCCACAAAAGGCTTCTAAAAATT CTCCTACTATATCCCAAGTTGCACGGCCATTCCAATCTTCATCTGCTTTATCTGAATCATCAAACATTTATAGGCCAGATTCATCATCTGTGCTTAGAACTCCAGTTAGCAGTGTACCATTACCATCTTGGGGTTATAATGTTGCACCACCGATCGGTCTTCCTAG ATGATATGGTGGTAGTGATTCAACAAGCCAATCCTTTCAGTTACTGCTATAGCAGTAGTAATGAGAGCACTCCTAGGGGTTGGCCAAGTAGCAAAGAGAGTGATCAAGGAAAGTCAATTATAG TAATGCCAGATTTTGCACAAGTCTATAGATTCATTGGAAGTGTATTTGATCCAAATGCGACTAATCATCTACAGACACTGAAACAGATGAACCCAATAAATGTGAAAACT GTATTGCTATCGATGAGAAACCTCTCCACCAATTTGAGGAGTCCTGAATTTGAGAATGAG AGAAGGTTGCTGTCGTTGTACAATGCTAACTTGGAGAAGGGAAAATCTGGTAGTCATCATCGCAACCAACCCCTCAGTGACAGATCAGAGAGTGCTGTCTTATATGCTTAA
- the LOC114367233 gene encoding protein REVEILLE 5-like isoform X2, with the protein MAQVNMYLPLVQREKLLIHTHKRLLKILLLYPKLHGHSNLHLLYLNHQTFIGQIHHLCLELQLAVYHYHLGVIMLHHRSVFLDDMVVVIQQANPFSYCYSSSNESTPRGWPSSKESDQGKSIIVMPDFAQVYRFIGSVFDPNATNHLQTLKQMNPINVKTVLLSMRNLSTNLRSPEFENEVAVVVQC; encoded by the exons ATGGCACAAGTGAACATGTACCTCCCCCTCGTCCAAAGAGAAAAGCTGCTCATCCATACCCACAAAAGGCTTCTAAAAATT CTCCTACTATATCCCAAGTTGCACGGCCATTCCAATCTTCATCTGCTTTATCTGAATCATCAAACATTTATAGGCCAGATTCATCATCTGTGCTTAGAACTCCAGTTAGCAGTGTACCATTACCATCTTGGGGTTATAATGTTGCACCACCGATCGGTCTTCCTAG ATGATATGGTGGTAGTGATTCAACAAGCCAATCCTTTCAGTTACTGCTATAGCAGTAGTAATGAGAGCACTCCTAGGGGTTGGCCAAGTAGCAAAGAGAGTGATCAAGGAAAGTCAATTATAG TAATGCCAGATTTTGCACAAGTCTATAGATTCATTGGAAGTGTATTTGATCCAAATGCGACTAATCATCTACAGACACTGAAACAGATGAACCCAATAAATGTGAAAACT GTATTGCTATCGATGAGAAACCTCTCCACCAATTTGAGGAGTCCTGAATTTGAGAATGAG GTTGCTGTCGTTGTACAATGCTAA